One stretch of Rhinolophus ferrumequinum isolate MPI-CBG mRhiFer1 chromosome 27, mRhiFer1_v1.p, whole genome shotgun sequence DNA includes these proteins:
- the LOC117018399 gene encoding dual specificity mitogen-activated protein kinase kinase 3: MESPASSQPAGIPQSKGKSKKKKDLRISCMSKPPVPNPTPPRNLDSRTFITIGDRNFEVEADDLVTISELGRGAYGVVEKVRHAQSGTIMAVKRIRATVNSQEQKRLLMDLDVNMRTVDCFYTVTFYGALFREGDVWICMELMDTSLDKFYRKVLEKNMTIPEDILGEIAVSIVRALEHLHSKLSVIHRDVKPSNVLINKEGHVKMCDFGISGYLVDSVAKTMDAGCKPYMAPERINPELNQKGYNVKSDVWSLGITMIEMAILRFPYESWGTPFQQLKQVVEEPSPQLPADRFSPEFVDFTAQCLRKNPAERMSYLELMEHPFFTLHKTKKTDITAFVKEILGEDS; this comes from the coding sequence ATGGAGTCGCCCGCCTCGAGCCAGCCTGCCGGCATACCCCAGTCCAAAGGAAAATCCAAGAAGAAGAAGGATTTACGGATCTCCTGCATGTCCAAGCCACCCGTGCCCAACCCCACCCCGCCCCGGAACCTGGACTCCCGGACCTTCATCACCATTGGAGACAGGAACTTTGAGGTAGAGGCTGATGACCTAGTGACCATCTCAGAGCTGGGGCGTGGAGCCTATGGGGTGGTGGAGAAGGTGCGGCATGCCCAGAGTGGCACCATCATGGCTGTTAAGCGGATCCGGGCCACCGTGAACTCACAGGAGCAGAAGCGTCTGCTCATGGACTTGGATGTCAACATGCGAACAGTTGACTGCTTCTACACCGTCACCTTCTATGGGGCCCTCTTCAGAGAGGGAGATGTGTGGATCTGCATGGAGCTTATGGACACATCCCTGGACAAGTTCTACCGGAAGGTGCTTGAGAAAAACATGACGATTCCAGAAGACATTCTGGGGGAGATTGCTGTGTCTATCGTGAGGGCGCTGGAGCACCTGCACAGCAAGCTGTCCGTGATCCACAGAGATGTGAAGCCATCTAATGTCCTCATCAACAAGGAGGGCCACGTGAAGATGTGTGACTTCGGGATCAGCGGCTACTTGGTGGATTCTGTGGCCAAGACGATGGATGCTGGCTGCAAGCCCTACATGGCCCCTGAGAGAATCAACCCGGAGCTGAACCAGAAGGGCTACAATGTCAAGTCTGACGTCTGGAGCCTTGGCATCACCATGATCGAGATGGCCATTCTACGGTTTCCTTATGAGTCCTGGGGGACCCCGTTCCAGCAGCTGAAGCAGGTGGTGGAGGAGCCGTCCCCCCAGCTCCCAGCTGACCGTTTCTCTCCTGAGTTTGTGGACTTCACTGCACAGTGCCTGAGGAAGAACCCTGCAGAGCGCATGagctacttggagctgatggagcACCCTTTCTTCACATTGCACAAAACAAAGAAGACGGACATCACTGCTTTTGTGAAGGAGATCCTGGGAGAGGACTCATAG